The segment GGAACTGGAGCAAGGTGGCCACAAACCATGGAACATGTAGGGCCACTGgaagctggaaaaagcaaggaaggcTGTTCCCCTACCGGGCGTCCGATGGGGCCTCATCCAGCTGTGAAATGCATTCCTGTGAGAAATGAGGCAGTTCATGGCCCAGCCTATGGCCACTGGGTACTCATGTTCCCAGGTTCCAAACTAAAGGCTCCCAGGCCACCAATGGACAGTAGGTGGGGTTccggagggggaagggaggggatagaAAAGAGGAGgatttgagacttccctggtggtccaatggctaagaatctgccttgtaattcaggttccatccctggtcagggaactaggaccccacatgttgcagagcaactagGCTCAGggctacaactagagagtctgtacGCTGCAACACAGGATCCCATGTGTCCAAACAAGACATGATGTcgccaaataactaaatattttttttaaaaaaagaaagaaagaaaggaggaggatTTAGCTCAAGGACCAAAAATTATGAGGCTGTGATGCTGAAACACACAATTCCGAGTTTAATGTTTTCTGGAAGAGCACCGAGGCAGCACAAAGCAGCAGGCGGGCACCCTGCTCACCAGCAGGAGCAGAAACACAGTTTTTAAAGTCTGACCAGCAGAGGGAGGGATGTGGGGACCCCAGACCCCACAGCCAGGCCCGGCGAGGGCAGAGGGATCGGTCAAGATCGGGCATTACCAGATCGTGAACAGGAGGCCTCTTGTCGGGCCTAGGGCCCAAGCAGGCAGGGTGACCCCGCCCCGGGGGGTTGATGtagggaagtgggggagggctGCCTGGCCAAAGTCAGCCAAGAACTAGAGCACCGATCCGGGCAGCGCCCCCACACCCCACTCAGAGCAGAGGCTCTGACACTGGTGGTGGGGACACGCCCTCTTTCAGAGGCTAAGCTGTGCAGGAGCTCGCTCTCCCCTGCTCTGGGGCCCAGGAAAGCCCCCTCCTGCATGGTCTTAGGCTGATGGTCAAAGAGGTCCCAGGGGAGGGTCCTGGCAGGCTGAATGCTGAACCCTCTGGGGTGTAGGACTCTGAGATGGTGTATGAGCAGGTTTTATTGAAAATACTGTGCAATCATGACAGCTGCTACAAAACCAAAGACCCTTGAGCCTTCCTTAGCTGACCCTTTGGAGGAGAGGGACAGACAGCCTGTGCTAGGGTGACAGGCGTGGAAGCCCTGCCCAGGATGCCAGGGTGGGGCGTGGGGGGCGCCAGCGAGCAGAGCCACGCAAGGATGCGCGGCTTGTCTGGGCTGTACTGACCTTTGCTGCTCGGAGAACTACCTGCTGCCAGAAGCCCACAGTTTCTAGTGAGCCGACTGTTCCCCCAATCAGAGGCCGAAGCCGAGGGCATGGTTGCCCCCTCTGAGGAGCTGACACTTGCCACCCAGTTCAAATCCCTTCACCACTGTGGCTCAGAAAGACCAGCTGAGCCCCTGGGCAAGCCACAGGAATGTCCACAGGACGTGGACATCAGTCCAGCTGTCCCCCAAGAAGGTTTGTATGTGGCCTAAAATATCAAGCCAGtggtttcctctctagtggataCCCTCGGCATCCGCTTTAGATCTTGTCTTACCAGGAGCCTTCCGCCGCCTCAAGCAGAGAGGGCCCTCCTGGGAGCCAGCGGGGCCGGCGGAAGACAGAAATAACAACTGCCTCCCTCTCTTTTCATGGTTTACTTTGCTCCTTTCACAACCTTTAGAGCTGGCTTAATTATTCCCAGCAGCAGGAGCAAGGGTGGCTTGCTCTGGGACACCCTGGTGCGTCGTTGTCGTGGGGCACGTCGGGGGAGGGTCTCACTCAAGGACGTGTACACAGAGGGGAACTCCCGTAGGCACACCTGCCTGGTGATGATGGCACGTGCGGACACAGCAAGGCTTGGGACCACCCAGCCAACGTTGCTTCCCGCTCCCGTGAGGGGCGTCATGTCGAATGCCAAAGCAGGGGGGTGTGGGGTGCCTGGGAAACCTGGGTGCAGGAGGGGCTGATCAGGAGTGGGTGAGGGGGGTTCCAGATGGCGGAGTGGGTAGGGAAGGTCCAGCGGAGCAGGGCGGGGCACGGGGAGAAGGGGAGGTAAGCCTGTGGTGATGGAGGCTGGCAGGTGGCTAGGGCTCGTTGGCCGGCTTGACCAGGTAGCCGCTGAAGGTGATGTAGGTGTCAAACTCGTCGCTGAAGATGGCGTTCTCCCGCTCGCCCTTGAAGAGGCGCACCCACACCTCGTCCTGCTCCTGCAGCTCCAGCATCAGACTCTGACTCTGCATGATACTGCGGTCGCTCACCTGCGCGTACAGGATCACCACCTCCTCTGCGTTCTTCATGATGTGCAGGTACGTCTCCTTCTGGTTCCAGGTATGCACGTTGAGGCTGAAGAAGTAGATGCCGGGCACGTAGCAGTAGAATTTCCCCGTGAACATGTTGAAGTGGCTGTAGAGGTTCACGAACTCCGTGTCGAAGATCACCGTCTGGTAGTAGTCGTTGCTGTGCAGGGGCTTCTTCCGGCCCACGGAGAAGGCAGCGTAGTGGTTCTTGCAGCGGTCCCCAGGGGCCCCCATGGACCCCTTCTGCCCTTTTGGTCCCGTGTGGCCCCTGGCACCCACGGACCCTGTTTTACCATATTTGCCTTGCAGGCCCCGGTCTCCCCGGTCGCCCTTCTCACCTGAACAGGACGGGAAAACACACAGTGTCAAGCAACCTCAAGGATTATTCTGTTTTCATCCAGAAgcaaccaaaaaaatttttttcttccttctggaaAATCCCTGCAACGTAAAGCATTTATCCAAAAGCAACAGGAGCAGCGGCCAGGCCCACGGCGCTATCGAAGCAGACGAACTGCAGACACAGGGCCCCAGGGATGTAGGACCCGGGCCACTTGGCTTCCCAACTCTGTTGTGCCGGGCTGTGCGAGGTGATGTGCTGCCCGCAGGACCATGACCCCGAGGCTTTCGGTGCAAATGCAGGTGGGGTGAGACCCAGAGCTGCCCTGAGGCTCCTTCTCCCGTGGTCCCCTCCCCAACCTCTCCTCTTGGAAGGGGACCAGAGCCTCAGAAACGGAATTCCTTCCTCCCCCCTGGATGACAGCATGCTTCTGCTCAGTGCCCCAAGGGAGCCAtctgcccctgcccctcctcctccctaaCTCCATCTTCTGCCCTGCCCTCCGATCAGGACAGGGCAGCGCCCCCTCTGCTCCCCAGGGGAAGGTGCCCTCGGCTGGTCTCTGTGCCCGACCTTTCAGGATGGTGATGTTGATCTGCGGCACCGGGATGGCCTGGTACACGGGAGTACCAGGGTCACAGCAGCGGAGGCACCGAGAAGCAGGGGCTTCCTCGTCCTGCCTGGGGCCGTATTTTTCATGCTCTTCTTCATCCCTAAGGGAGTAAAGACATCACTGTGAAAGCCAGGAGCTCTCAGAGCCAGGAACTCTTCTCTCGCCTCCTGCTAGAGGGTCTGAGCTGCCTGACTCGCTGTTCTCAACTTATATGCTGCACccttgctgtgctcagtcgtgtcgactctttgcgaccccatggactgtagcccgccaggctcctctgtccgtgaaagtccccaggcaagcatactagagtggcttgccatttccttctccaggggatcttccagatgcagggactgaacctgcgtctctggcgtctcctgcactggcaggtggattccttaccactagcgccatctgggaagccacatCTTTCTCCCAGCTGTGCTGCACTGGCTCTTGGTGAACTCTGAGATCCTCGGTGAAGTTTCAGAAAGAGCCCCTGCCCTCCGTGAACTACAGTGACTGTCATGGAAATAACGATAACAAAAGCAGCAGTAACTTGAGGGCCCGGCAAGATGGAGGCTTCATGGGAGAAATCTGGTGCCTCTAGGAGGGGTCTCTGGATGGCGTGACATGGCAGCCCTTGAATGAACCTCCCCTTCAcgtttctagggcttccctggtcgctcggactgtacagaatctgcctgcaatgcgggagacctgggttcgatccctgggttggaaagattccctggagaagggaaaggctacccactccaggattctggcctggagaattccatggactctatagtccatgggttcgcaaagagttggacgcaactgagcgaatttcacttcatttcacttcacttaactTGGAACTCTGACCTCCTGGATTCTGGAAGACACTGTGTTAAGCTGACTTGTTTGCAAACGAGAGGGCTCAGCCAAACGTTGTGGGATTCCTGGGAGCTGCAGCAGCTGGAGACGCTACGGTCCTGTTTACAACCTGACATTAGGAAACGGGCTCCTGAGGATCCCGGGGAGCAGCAGCTCCATGCTGCCACCTCCCGGCGTCATACTGCACTGCACCGTGCTCTCCGCTTGCAGCAGTTCGGTTGTGGCAGCACCATcttgcaggtggcacagccctctcATCAAAGGGTGAGCCCCTTGTTTCACTCCGCTCCTATTTTCAAACCACAGACAATCCAGGAAAGGGATCTCTATGCCCTAAACTCAGCTACCTACAAGctctaggggcttccctcgtggctcagtggtaaataatccatctgccaatgcaggagactcagattctcCGGGGGaacagtattctcgcctgggaaatcccatggacagaggagcctggcgggcttcagttcATGTGGGGGTGcacaagagttgaacacgactcagcaactaaacaagtcCTAGACTCTCAGAGGaaaccctgcccccaccccccagcagaaGTCTCCACAAAGATTCCCTAAGCCCCACACATAAGAAGTGTCCCAGACTGACGCCCTTCACTGCTGCTTGTCCCTAGACTCTTCTCTTCCCAAACCCTGTCgccagcaacagcagcaagacCAGCATGACCAGAATGGGGCCCTCAGCCTCACTGCAGATGCTTCTCTGCTCCATTCTGAGAATCATGCAGTCCTGAGGGGTCAGCCCAGGCCACCATCAAAGTACCTCCAGGAGCTGGGCCCTTGGCTCTCCCCACTTCTGGGACCACTGGCATTTTGAATGCTCTCCTGGAATTCATCTCTCCCTTGCCAGTTCATCCCCTGCTCTGCCACCGTCCAGAATTCTTTCTAGAACACCATGAAAT is part of the Budorcas taxicolor isolate Tak-1 chromosome 19, Takin1.1, whole genome shotgun sequence genome and harbors:
- the C1QTNF1 gene encoding complement C1q tumor necrosis factor-related protein 1, with amino-acid sequence MGSRGLGLALACCLLLAFTCGLVLGRVPRGQQEQQEQEGTREPPMDHAERDEEEHEKYGPRQDEEAPASRCLRCCDPGTPVYQAIPVPQINITILKGEKGDRGDRGLQGKYGKTGSVGARGHTGPKGQKGSMGAPGDRCKNHYAAFSVGRKKPLHSNDYYQTVIFDTEFVNLYSHFNMFTGKFYCYVPGIYFFSLNVHTWNQKETYLHIMKNAEEVVILYAQVSDRSIMQSQSLMLELQEQDEVWVRLFKGERENAIFSDEFDTYITFSGYLVKPANEP